In one window of Henckelia pumila isolate YLH828 chromosome 1, ASM3356847v2, whole genome shotgun sequence DNA:
- the LOC140869819 gene encoding pentatricopeptide repeat-containing protein At3g26630, chloroplastic, whose amino-acid sequence MMVGCLSVSYPDVLPSRNLQSSSKPSFTSQDAFIFLQKCSSFRQLKQIHGRIIRNGFYDCELIATRLLRLCSSYGKLDYATFVFLQIDEPSTFAWNLLIRTYTVNGCSRRAILLYKLMVCDGVRLDKFTFPFVMKACLDCSCVDKAKEVYGLAIKTGFYGDVYLDNVLIDLYFKCGFLDDGIKVFHKMRGKNVVSWTTVVAGLAFAGRMDVAQQLFDQMPVRNVVSWTAIINGYAKSGKPEKAFELFSRMQGDNVSPNEHTLVSLLMASTELGSLKLGCWVHDFAIKNGFEIGPFLGTALIDMYSKCGSLENAKLVFESMEDKGVATWNTMITSLGVHGRGHEAIALFGEMERMNVKPDGITFVGILCACLHMNDLQKAREYFANMTERYGITPSTEHYTCLSEIYSRVAV is encoded by the coding sequence ATGATGGTCGGATGCCTTTCAGTGAGCTATCCCGATGTTTTGCCCTCGAGAAACTTGCAATCAAGTTCCAAACCCAGTTTCACTTCTCAGGATGCCTTTATTTTTCTGCAGAAATGCAGCAGCTTCAGACAGCTGAAGCAGATACATGGTAGGATTATCAGAAATGGGTTCTATGATTGTGAATTGATTGCGACGAGATTGCTTCGTCTTTGTTCTTCTTATGGGAAGTTGGATTATGCGACTTTTGTGTTTCTACAAATTGATGAGCCATCCACGTTTGCGTGGAATTTGCTCATCAGAACGTATACTGTAAATGGCTGCTCGCGTCGAGCTATTCTTTTGTATAAATTGATGGTTTGTGACGGGGTGAGATTGGATAAGTTCACGTTCCCATTTGTGATGAAAGCTTGTTTGGATTGTTCCTGCGTTGACAAGGCGAAGGAGGTTTACGGGCTTGCGATCAAAACCGGGTTTTATGGAGACGTGTATTTGGATAatgttttgattgatttgtATTTCAAGTGCGGGTTTTTGGATGATGGGATCAAGGTGTTTCATAAAATGCGTGGGAAAAATGTAGTATCCTGGACAACTGTTGTTGCAGGGCTTGCTTTTGCCGGGAGAATGGATGTAGCACAACAGCTGTTTGATCAAATGCCTGTAAGAAATGTGGTTTCTTGGACTGCCATAATCAATGGATACGCCAAGAGTGGGAAACCCGAAAAGGCATTTGAGTTATTTTCAAGAATGCAGGGTGATAATGTGAGCCCAAATGAGCACACACTTGTTAGTCTTCTCATGGCCAGCACCGAATTGGGGAGCCTTAAATTGGGTTGTTGGGTGCACgactttgcgatcaagaatggGTTTGAGATCGGCCCGTTTCTTGGGACAGCATTGATTGACATGTATAGCAAATGTGGTAGTCTGGAGAATGCTAAACTAGTCTTTGAAAGTATGGAGGATAAGGGTGTAGCTACATGGAATACGATGATCACTAGTCTTGGTGTCCACGGACGTGGTCATGAAGCCATTGCTCTTTTTGGGGAGATGGAGAGGATGAACGTGAAGCCAGATGGCATCACGTTTGTCGGAATCTTGTGTGCTTGCCTGCACATGAACGACTTACAGAAGGCTCGTGAGTATTTTGCTAACATGACGGAAAGATACGGTATCACACCAAGCACTGAACATTACACTTGCTTGTCTGAGATATATTCCCGTGTAGCCGTATAA